From Bordetella flabilis, the proteins below share one genomic window:
- a CDS encoding ATP-binding protein yields MTLTTEPAALGAGPPAHPPRRRRHDTTGHKNMQQLIQLRWIAVLGQVATIYVVSMGFGVPLPLNQMLPVLGALAVFNIVGMLRLRLAPEVTNSELLVAMLVDVGMLTAQLYLSGGATNPFVFLYLVQVTLGAVLLRPWSTWTLVAVTALCFMLLAAVGRPLTLPLDHGNGLASLYVQGMLICFALNAALIVVFITRIHGNLRARDAHLAHLRQRAAEEEHIVRMGLLASGAAHELGTPLATMAVILGDWRHMKAIKGDLQLLQEVGEMQAAVARCKSIVSGILLSAGEARGEAPAQTTVHTFLDDLVNDWRLTRAAGDRLRYRNTFGEDLRIVSDSALKQMICNVLDNALEAARHDIELHAARDNDTLSLEIADDGPGFAPQMLATFGKPYQSSKGRPGGGLGLFLVVNVARTLGGTVTADNRPEGGARVTLRLPLSAITLEDGEAHATAA; encoded by the coding sequence ATGACGCTTACGACGGAGCCGGCGGCGCTCGGCGCCGGGCCGCCGGCCCACCCACCCCGCCGCCGCAGACACGACACTACCGGCCACAAGAATATGCAGCAGCTGATCCAGCTGCGCTGGATCGCCGTGCTCGGCCAGGTCGCCACCATTTACGTGGTGTCCATGGGTTTCGGCGTACCGCTGCCGCTGAACCAGATGCTGCCCGTGCTTGGGGCGCTGGCCGTCTTCAACATCGTAGGCATGCTGCGCCTGCGGCTCGCGCCCGAAGTCACCAATAGCGAACTGCTGGTGGCGATGCTGGTCGATGTCGGCATGCTGACTGCCCAACTTTACCTGAGCGGCGGCGCCACCAATCCCTTTGTTTTCCTCTACCTGGTGCAGGTCACGTTGGGCGCCGTGCTGCTGCGGCCCTGGAGCACCTGGACCCTGGTGGCGGTCACGGCATTGTGCTTCATGCTGCTGGCCGCGGTGGGGCGTCCCCTGACGCTCCCGCTGGACCATGGAAACGGACTGGCCAGCCTGTACGTGCAAGGCATGCTGATCTGCTTCGCCCTGAACGCGGCCCTGATCGTTGTGTTCATCACGCGCATCCATGGCAACCTGCGCGCGCGTGACGCCCACCTGGCCCACCTGCGCCAGCGCGCGGCGGAGGAGGAACACATCGTGCGCATGGGACTGCTCGCCTCCGGGGCCGCCCACGAGCTGGGTACGCCGCTGGCGACCATGGCGGTGATCCTGGGAGACTGGCGGCATATGAAAGCAATCAAGGGCGATTTGCAGCTGTTGCAGGAAGTGGGCGAAATGCAGGCCGCGGTGGCGCGCTGCAAGTCCATTGTGAGCGGCATCCTGCTGTCGGCGGGGGAGGCGCGCGGGGAGGCGCCGGCGCAGACCACCGTGCATACCTTTCTGGACGACCTCGTCAATGACTGGCGGCTTACCCGCGCTGCCGGCGACCGCTTGCGCTACCGGAACACCTTCGGCGAAGACCTGCGCATCGTCTCGGATTCCGCCCTCAAGCAGATGATCTGTAACGTGCTGGACAATGCGCTGGAGGCCGCCCGGCACGACATCGAGCTGCACGCCGCCCGCGACAATGACACGCTGAGCCTGGAAATCGCCGACGACGGCCCCGGTTTCGCGCCGCAGATGCTCGCCACCTTCGGCAAGCCTTATCAATCCAGCAAGGGACGCCCGGGCGGCGGCCTGGGGCTGTTCCTGGTCGTCAACGTGGCCCGCACCCTGGGCGGCACCGTGACCGCCGACAACCGGCCCGAAGGCGGCGCACGGGTCACGCTGCGGCTGCCCCTGTCCGCCATCACGCTGGAAGATGGAGAGGCGCATGCCACAGCCGCCTGA
- a CDS encoding SURF1 family protein gives MTTRQPRSSTAQPDAAPRVRRRPATLVCLAVVAVLLFSGFFALGTWQVQRRAWKLDLIARVDQRVHAPAVAAPGPDRWPQVSADSDEYRHVALVGRYLYAKETLVQASTALGSGYWVMTPLRQPDGAVVLVNRGFVPGDQRDRIAHPDTAARTDTTVTGLLRVTEPHGGFLRRNDPAGNRWYSRDVQAIAAARDLSDVAPYFVDAAADPHAAPDTWPVGGMTVIAFHNSHLVYAVTWYALALMVAGAAFYTVREERRPRRPG, from the coding sequence TTGACGACGCGGCAACCTCGTTCCTCCACCGCCCAGCCGGACGCCGCACCGCGCGTCCGGCGCCGCCCGGCCACACTGGTGTGCCTGGCGGTTGTGGCGGTTTTGCTTTTTTCAGGCTTCTTCGCCCTCGGCACCTGGCAGGTCCAGCGACGCGCCTGGAAGCTGGACCTGATCGCCCGCGTGGACCAGCGCGTCCATGCACCCGCGGTCGCCGCGCCCGGTCCGGATCGCTGGCCGCAGGTCAGTGCCGACAGCGACGAGTACCGGCATGTCGCGCTGGTGGGCCGTTACCTGTACGCCAAGGAAACGCTGGTGCAGGCCAGTACCGCGCTGGGCAGCGGCTATTGGGTAATGACGCCGTTGCGCCAGCCCGATGGCGCCGTGGTACTCGTCAACCGCGGTTTCGTGCCGGGCGACCAGCGCGACCGCATCGCCCATCCGGACACCGCGGCCAGGACCGACACAACGGTCACCGGACTGCTGCGCGTCACCGAACCGCACGGCGGCTTCCTGCGCCGCAACGATCCGGCCGGCAACCGCTGGTATTCGCGCGACGTCCAGGCCATCGCGGCCGCGCGCGACCTGTCCGATGTAGCGCCCTACTTCGTGGATGCCGCGGCGGATCCCCACGCGGCGCCGGACACATGGCCGGTGGGCGGCATGACGGTTATTGCCTTTCACAACAGCCACCTGGTGTACGCCGTGACGTGGTACGCGCTGGCGCTGATGGTGGCGGGCGCGGCGTTCTACACCGTGCGCGAAGAGCGCCGCCCGCGGCGGCCGGGCTAG
- the cyoD gene encoding cytochrome o ubiquinol oxidase subunit IV — MSTHTGTLGHGDHGHDHDHHDHHDDHDDGASHSTFKGYMTGFVLSVILTAIPFWVVMGKVFEDSSTTALVILGLAAVQIVVHMIYFLHMNARSEGGWTMLALIFTLVLVVITLSGSLWVMYHLNVNMMPTMQEMKNMP, encoded by the coding sequence ATGAGCACGCATACCGGCACACTGGGCCATGGCGACCACGGCCATGACCATGACCACCACGACCACCATGACGATCACGACGACGGCGCCAGCCACAGCACCTTCAAGGGGTACATGACCGGCTTCGTGCTGTCGGTGATCCTGACCGCCATTCCCTTCTGGGTGGTGATGGGCAAGGTCTTCGAGGACTCCAGCACGACCGCCCTGGTCATCCTGGGCCTGGCGGCGGTGCAGATCGTGGTCCATATGATCTACTTCCTGCACATGAACGCGCGCTCCGAAGGCGGGTGGACCATGCTGGCGCTGATCTTCACACTGGTGCTGGTCGTCATCACACTGAGCGGCTCGCTGTGGGTCATGTACCACCTGAACGTGAACATGATGCCCACCATGCAAGAAATGAAGAACATGCCTTGA
- the cyoC gene encoding cytochrome o ubiquinol oxidase subunit III: protein MSKSSVIMQPGAAASAEPLSFYLTEEHHPKNGTLLGFWVYLMSDCLIFACLFAVYGVLGRSYAAGPSGADLFDLPLVALNTSMLLLSSITYGFAMLEMQRNRLAGTQIWLLVTGLFGAVFIGLELYEFAHLIHEGAGPTRSAFLSSFFTLVGTHGLHVTCGIIWLITLMVQLGRYGLTSANKRRLMCLSMFWHFLDVVWIGVFTFVYLMGVLP, encoded by the coding sequence ATGTCTAAATCTTCCGTCATCATGCAACCCGGCGCCGCGGCGTCGGCGGAGCCCCTCAGCTTTTACCTGACCGAGGAACATCACCCGAAGAACGGCACGCTGCTGGGCTTCTGGGTGTACCTGATGAGCGATTGCCTCATCTTTGCGTGCCTGTTCGCGGTGTACGGGGTGCTCGGCCGCAGCTACGCCGCCGGCCCCTCGGGCGCCGACCTGTTCGACCTGCCCCTGGTGGCCTTGAACACGTCCATGCTGCTGTTGTCCTCCATCACGTATGGCTTCGCCATGCTGGAGATGCAGCGCAACCGCCTGGCCGGCACGCAGATCTGGCTGCTTGTCACTGGCCTGTTCGGCGCGGTCTTCATCGGGCTGGAGCTGTACGAATTCGCCCACCTGATCCACGAAGGCGCCGGGCCGACGCGCAGCGCTTTCCTGTCGTCCTTCTTCACACTGGTCGGCACGCACGGCCTGCACGTGACCTGCGGCATCATCTGGTTGATCACGCTGATGGTGCAACTGGGCCGCTATGGCCTGACTTCCGCCAACAAACGCCGCCTGATGTGCCTGTCGATGTTCTGGCACTTCCTGGACGTTGTCTGGATTGGCGTCTTTACCTTTGTCTACCTGATGGGAGTGCTGCCATGA